One stretch of Roseimicrobium sp. ORNL1 DNA includes these proteins:
- a CDS encoding ABC transporter ATP-binding protein yields MVSISIRHLTKKFGSTLALNDVSLDIPRGELFFLLGPSGCGKTTLLRHIAGFHTPDKGQVLFDGEDVSHVPPHKRGAAMMFQSYALWPHMTVAENVAFGLEERKRPKEEIDDRVEEALELVKMDGLEQRRIQQLSGGQQQRVALARALVVRPSVLMLDEPLSNLDAKLRIEMRSEIRRICKEFGLTAIYVTHDQKEALSMADRIAILDAGKVAQVGTPMTVYRHPVSPMVASFIGETNLIEGVVKQASYRDGLWDVQTSCGLLRGRSGSEWTPVAGQPVMLSIRPEALTLQSLRDTPNKFYGNIIETTYLGDQVQYEFALRDGTPLRVAEMNPDSILEPGAEEIQIMASTEDVLLLRR; encoded by the coding sequence ATGGTCAGCATCAGCATCCGGCACCTGACGAAGAAGTTCGGCTCCACCTTGGCGCTGAATGACGTGTCGCTCGACATCCCCCGCGGCGAACTCTTCTTCCTGCTGGGACCCAGCGGTTGCGGGAAGACCACCCTGCTGCGCCACATCGCCGGCTTCCACACGCCGGACAAGGGGCAGGTCCTCTTCGATGGCGAGGACGTAAGCCACGTGCCACCGCACAAACGCGGCGCCGCCATGATGTTCCAGAGCTATGCCCTCTGGCCGCACATGACCGTGGCGGAGAATGTCGCCTTCGGCCTGGAGGAACGGAAGCGTCCCAAGGAGGAAATCGACGACCGCGTGGAGGAGGCCCTGGAGCTCGTGAAGATGGATGGCCTGGAGCAGCGCCGCATCCAGCAACTCAGCGGCGGCCAGCAGCAGCGCGTAGCCCTGGCGCGCGCGCTCGTGGTACGCCCCAGTGTGCTGATGCTCGATGAACCCCTCTCCAACCTCGATGCGAAGCTGCGTATCGAAATGCGCTCGGAGATCCGCCGCATCTGCAAGGAATTTGGCCTCACCGCCATCTACGTGACTCACGATCAAAAGGAAGCGCTGAGCATGGCTGACCGCATCGCCATCCTGGATGCAGGCAAGGTCGCTCAAGTGGGCACGCCCATGACCGTGTACCGCCATCCGGTGAGCCCCATGGTCGCGAGCTTCATTGGCGAGACAAACCTCATCGAAGGCGTGGTGAAGCAGGCCAGCTACCGCGACGGTCTCTGGGACGTGCAGACTTCCTGCGGTCTTCTCCGTGGCAGGTCCGGCTCGGAATGGACACCCGTGGCCGGCCAGCCCGTGATGCTCAGCATCCGCCCAGAGGCACTCACGCTGCAATCCCTGCGCGACACACCGAACAAATTCTACGGAAACATCATCGAGACCACCTACCTCGGCGATCAAGTGCAGTACGAGTTCGCCCTGCGCGACGGCACCCCGCTCCGTGTGGCTGAGATGAATCCCGACTCCATCCTTGAGCCCGGTGCGGAGGAGATTCAGATCATGGCGAGCACGGAGGATGTGCTGCTACTCAGGCGGTGA
- a CDS encoding arylsulfatase: MITRLVLTLLAAFSMTFHAQAAARPNVVFILCDDLGTGDVKCYNREGKIATPHMDAIAERGMKFTDAHSSSAVCSPTRYGVMTGRYNWRSKLQNGVLGGLSPRLIEQDRMTVASFLRDQGYQTACIGKWHLGMDWVVLPGKDVSELKIESVEQVNSVDYAQPIKNGPTSVGFDYYYGISASLDMVPYCFIENDRVTAVPTEMMKLAMNKGGAEQTYTREGPGAPGFKGEDVLPTITRKAVQFIEKSAAAAEADKESKPFFLYLPLNSPHTPILPSKEWQGKSGLNLYADFVMETDDAIGQVVNALKQQGVMENTMVIVTSDNGCSPSADYPTLLAKGHNPSATYRGTKADIYDGGHRVPFLVQWPAVVKGGGVYDQPVCLLDFMATCADALGVKLPDNAAEDSVSLMPALKGGKEPVRDTIVHHSIHGSFSIRQGNLKLCLAPGSAGWSEPRPGKEPKDAPRIQLFDVSTDVGEKNNVEAQHPDIVAKLTKLLEKQVADGRSTPGAPQKNTVDPDIQSGTKPFTPPAKANKQKTPAKKSV, from the coding sequence ATGATCACGCGCCTTGTTCTCACGTTGTTAGCGGCCTTCAGCATGACTTTTCATGCGCAGGCGGCTGCCAGACCCAATGTAGTCTTCATCCTTTGCGATGACCTCGGCACCGGCGATGTGAAGTGCTACAACCGCGAGGGGAAGATTGCCACGCCGCACATGGACGCCATCGCGGAGCGCGGGATGAAGTTCACCGATGCGCACTCCAGTTCTGCGGTCTGTTCCCCCACGCGTTATGGGGTGATGACTGGTCGGTACAACTGGCGATCCAAGCTGCAGAACGGGGTGCTGGGTGGACTGAGTCCGCGACTCATCGAGCAGGACCGCATGACCGTGGCTTCGTTCCTGCGCGATCAGGGGTACCAGACGGCGTGCATCGGCAAGTGGCACCTCGGGATGGATTGGGTGGTCTTGCCGGGGAAGGATGTCAGCGAACTCAAGATCGAGTCGGTGGAGCAGGTGAACAGTGTAGACTACGCCCAACCCATCAAGAACGGGCCGACCAGTGTGGGCTTCGACTACTACTATGGCATCAGCGCCTCGCTGGACATGGTGCCATACTGCTTCATCGAGAATGATCGCGTGACTGCCGTGCCCACGGAAATGATGAAGCTCGCGATGAACAAGGGCGGTGCGGAGCAGACCTACACGCGCGAGGGACCCGGCGCTCCCGGTTTCAAAGGCGAGGACGTGCTCCCGACGATCACCAGGAAGGCGGTGCAGTTCATCGAGAAATCGGCTGCTGCTGCCGAAGCTGACAAGGAGAGCAAGCCCTTCTTCCTCTACCTGCCGCTGAATTCACCCCACACCCCCATCCTTCCCTCCAAGGAGTGGCAGGGGAAGAGCGGACTGAATCTGTATGCGGATTTCGTGATGGAAACGGATGACGCCATCGGCCAGGTGGTGAATGCGCTGAAGCAACAGGGTGTGATGGAAAATACCATGGTGATTGTCACCAGTGACAACGGCTGCTCCCCCAGCGCAGACTATCCCACGCTGCTGGCCAAGGGGCACAACCCGAGCGCCACTTATCGCGGTACGAAGGCGGATATCTACGATGGCGGGCACCGCGTCCCCTTCCTGGTTCAGTGGCCTGCCGTGGTGAAGGGCGGCGGTGTGTATGACCAGCCGGTATGCCTGCTCGATTTCATGGCCACCTGTGCGGACGCGTTGGGCGTGAAACTGCCGGACAATGCCGCGGAGGACAGCGTGAGCCTGATGCCTGCACTGAAGGGTGGCAAGGAACCGGTGCGTGACACCATCGTACACCACTCCATTCACGGATCGTTTTCCATCCGGCAGGGGAACTTGAAGCTTTGTCTCGCACCTGGATCCGCGGGTTGGAGTGAGCCGCGCCCCGGCAAGGAGCCGAAGGACGCGCCGCGCATCCAGCTCTTCGACGTGAGCACGGATGTGGGCGAGAAGAACAACGTGGAGGCGCAGCATCCCGACATCGTCGCGAAGCTGACGAAGCTCTTGGAAAAGCAGGTGGCGGATGGCCGCAGCACGCCTGGCGCCCCGCAGAAGAACACGGTGGACCCGGACATCCAATCGGGAACCAAGCCCTTCACTCCACCTGCCAAGGCCAACAAACAGAAAACCCCCGCAAAGAAATCAGTGTAA
- a CDS encoding TIGR04222 domain-containing membrane protein, whose translation MNNEVETKKGSGRAPAAEAELWQKLETFPLNRRDAVQDFSARLARENGWSRVYAQRVCSEYLRFLFLAMKAGHPVTPSEEVDQAWHLHLVYTRSYWEELCGKVLGRPLHHEPTAGGLDEGAKFRDQYDRTLQSYGRWFGHAPPEDIWPPVEKRFGPHDGRWVDMTRHWLLPKPRFVARLRPMRAAAMLGVVLMTILVASCTESMNVFDWRGKAFLGFYWTAFIAAFVTSLLLVKMARGRARPSDEMLTDPYEIAYLGGGGVRVVDAALASLHGRGLVKVSNEKKGESGLQRLEDPSQPITSDVEFAVYCAMPGSGEANVKDVRKVLRPSMEQLRDRLVEKGLVVSNGQYAGLVLLAALPFVALGVTGVIKLFVGLGRGAPVDFLIMSLAVTLMVTIVRLTTVRRRTADGEAMWQRFKPLERAMKEKLKHPYEPQPDPLAVPLAVALVGVPGMNWPGYYELHTALQRNNNTSSGGCGSGCGSSGCGGGGCGGGGCGGCGGGD comes from the coding sequence TTGAATAACGAAGTAGAAACAAAGAAGGGCAGCGGCAGGGCGCCGGCTGCGGAAGCAGAACTCTGGCAGAAGTTGGAAACCTTCCCGCTAAACCGGCGGGACGCCGTGCAGGATTTCTCCGCACGGTTGGCCAGGGAAAACGGTTGGAGCCGGGTGTACGCGCAGCGCGTGTGCTCGGAGTATCTCCGGTTCCTCTTCCTCGCCATGAAGGCGGGGCATCCGGTCACTCCTTCAGAGGAAGTCGACCAGGCATGGCACCTGCACCTGGTGTACACCCGCTCCTACTGGGAGGAGCTGTGTGGCAAGGTGCTGGGCCGACCGCTGCACCACGAGCCCACCGCTGGCGGGCTCGATGAAGGCGCGAAGTTCCGCGACCAGTACGATCGTACGCTGCAAAGCTACGGGCGCTGGTTCGGCCACGCTCCACCGGAGGACATCTGGCCCCCGGTGGAAAAGCGCTTCGGGCCACATGACGGACGCTGGGTGGACATGACGCGCCACTGGCTGCTGCCGAAGCCGCGCTTCGTGGCGAGGCTGCGACCCATGCGCGCGGCTGCGATGCTGGGCGTGGTGTTGATGACCATCCTGGTGGCGAGCTGCACGGAGTCGATGAATGTCTTCGACTGGCGTGGGAAGGCGTTTCTCGGGTTTTACTGGACGGCGTTCATCGCTGCCTTTGTCACCTCGCTACTGCTGGTGAAGATGGCACGCGGCAGGGCTCGGCCTTCCGATGAGATGCTCACGGACCCGTATGAGATTGCCTACCTTGGTGGAGGCGGCGTACGGGTAGTAGATGCCGCGCTGGCCTCGCTTCATGGGCGCGGTCTGGTAAAGGTCTCCAACGAGAAGAAAGGAGAGTCCGGGCTGCAACGCCTGGAGGATCCCTCCCAGCCCATCACGAGTGATGTGGAGTTCGCGGTGTATTGCGCCATGCCAGGCTCAGGTGAGGCTAATGTGAAGGATGTGCGCAAGGTGCTGCGGCCTTCCATGGAACAACTCCGTGATCGGCTTGTGGAGAAGGGGCTGGTGGTCTCCAATGGGCAGTATGCAGGGCTCGTGCTGCTCGCCGCGCTGCCGTTCGTGGCCTTGGGGGTGACGGGTGTCATCAAGCTCTTCGTGGGCTTGGGGCGTGGCGCTCCGGTGGACTTCCTCATCATGTCGCTCGCGGTGACCCTGATGGTCACCATTGTCCGCCTGACCACCGTGCGACGTCGCACGGCTGATGGCGAAGCGATGTGGCAGCGCTTCAAGCCGCTGGAGAGGGCCATGAAGGAAAAGCTGAAGCATCCCTACGAGCCACAACCGGATCCTCTCGCCGTGCCACTTGCTGTGGCCTTGGTGGGTGTACCGGGGATGAATTGGCCCGGCTACTACGAGCTCCACACGGCGTTGCAGCGAAACAACAACACCTCCTCAGGTGGTTGCGGTTCCGGCTGTGGCAGCAGTGGGTGTGGTGGTGGTGGCTGCGGCGGAGGCGGATGCGGTGGGTGTGGCGGTGGGGATTAA
- a CDS encoding metal ABC transporter permease: MTDFWDYMSGVGVRRALMACVLFGFANGFMSGFVVMRKSALKMGTLSHGLLPGIALAVLFMGLTQWTALAGAIIAALFIGMGSLFMSRTSRLDQDTSMAILYTSAFAGGYILLQSLGMTQKLSEWLFGSITGMTDADLWIAFGIAATSVITLTVLQRPLLIYLFEPNVAASLGVPVRALNYTLFGIMILMLLSSLQAVGCILSLGLMVTPGATMYLCSDNARTIFLGGGILGALGATGAFFLTYLLGWNSGSTIVLVLGVMFGVAYVFSPKYGLFAKHRQVVN; the protein is encoded by the coding sequence ATGACTGATTTCTGGGACTATATGAGCGGCGTTGGAGTGCGCCGCGCGCTGATGGCATGTGTACTCTTTGGTTTTGCCAACGGATTCATGAGTGGATTCGTGGTGATGCGGAAGTCCGCCTTGAAGATGGGCACGCTGTCCCATGGCCTGCTGCCGGGCATCGCACTCGCGGTGCTCTTCATGGGTCTCACCCAATGGACCGCCCTTGCCGGCGCCATCATCGCCGCGCTGTTCATTGGAATGGGTTCGCTCTTCATGTCGCGCACCTCACGGCTCGATCAGGATACCTCCATGGCCATCCTGTACACCTCGGCCTTCGCAGGTGGATACATTCTCCTGCAGAGTCTCGGCATGACCCAGAAGCTCAGTGAGTGGCTTTTCGGCAGCATCACGGGCATGACGGACGCGGACCTGTGGATCGCCTTCGGCATTGCTGCAACGTCGGTAATCACACTCACCGTGCTGCAGCGCCCGCTGCTCATCTACCTCTTCGAGCCCAATGTCGCCGCCAGTCTCGGCGTGCCCGTGCGCGCACTGAACTACACCCTCTTCGGCATCATGATCCTCATGCTGCTGTCTTCCCTGCAGGCGGTGGGTTGCATCCTGAGCCTGGGCCTCATGGTCACCCCGGGTGCCACCATGTATCTCTGCTCGGACAACGCCCGCACCATCTTCCTGGGCGGCGGCATTCTCGGAGCCCTGGGTGCTACGGGTGCGTTCTTCCTCACCTACCTGCTCGGCTGGAACAGCGGCTCCACCATTGTGCTGGTGCTCGGCGTCATGTTTGGTGTGGCGTATGTGTTCAGCCCGAAATATGGACTGTTTGCGAAGCACCGGCAGGTGGTGAATTGA
- a CDS encoding metal ABC transporter ATP-binding protein, giving the protein MHTHTHSHEHNHEHVCWGHSTHSTSHHHRLEVSNLAVSYRDIQALLGINFRTECSRSMALIGPNGAGKSTLLKSLAGLVRPDQGTILWRGKALVSSSHEIAYLPQRGAVDWNFPITVRGLVEMGRYPNLGLWKRYSKHDEEIVERALTAMNLLDLQKRQINALSGGQQQRTFIARALAQEAHVLLLDEPFTGLDKPAQEALSQLFRELTKEGRLLIASHHDLQTVSSIFDDVLLLKRQQVAFGPVKEVFTEESIKSAYAS; this is encoded by the coding sequence ATGCACACTCACACGCATAGCCACGAGCACAATCACGAGCATGTCTGCTGGGGTCATAGCACCCACAGCACGTCGCATCATCATCGGCTGGAAGTTTCTAATCTCGCCGTGAGCTACCGCGACATCCAGGCGTTGCTGGGCATCAACTTCCGCACGGAATGCAGCCGCAGCATGGCGCTCATTGGCCCCAATGGCGCGGGGAAGAGCACCCTGCTCAAGTCCCTCGCCGGCTTGGTGCGACCTGACCAGGGGACCATCCTCTGGCGAGGCAAGGCGCTCGTCAGCAGCAGCCATGAGATCGCCTACCTGCCCCAGCGTGGCGCCGTGGATTGGAACTTCCCCATCACCGTGCGCGGCCTCGTGGAAATGGGCCGCTATCCGAACCTCGGCCTCTGGAAGCGCTACTCGAAGCACGATGAAGAAATCGTGGAGCGCGCCCTCACCGCCATGAACCTGCTTGACCTGCAGAAGCGGCAAATCAACGCGCTGAGCGGCGGTCAGCAGCAGCGCACCTTCATCGCCCGTGCGCTGGCACAAGAAGCGCACGTGCTCCTGCTCGACGAACCTTTCACCGGACTCGACAAGCCGGCACAGGAAGCCCTTTCACAACTTTTCCGCGAACTCACCAAGGAAGGCCGCCTGCTCATTGCGAGCCATCACGATCTGCAAACTGTCTCTTCCATCTTCGATGACGTGCTGTTGCTGAAACGCCAGCAGGTCGCCTTTGGTCCGGTGAAGGAAGTCTTCACGGAAGAATCCATCAAATCCGCTTACGCATCATGA
- a CDS encoding metal ABC transporter substrate-binding protein: MKTPLKLAAALLAVMFTASASAQLKVAALHPLLGDLARQVGGDKVEVVDLLKPGGDAHHFEPTTKDFAAMKGVKIIFASGKKLEAYLPKIADTFAGSAEVVEVGRTIPSIKIEAGSEVFMCCPAHTAGGIDPHWWHSADNMRRAARVMADSMSKADPANAATYKANAEAVDQKLAALKSWAQEQISAIPRSDRKLVTSHASFSYFCKEYGFKTIPLLGISREDEASLKYVADTIKLIKEHHIRAVFADDQMNPKVLTEIVRETGVKVGKPLVADGTSTAAHTFETMLKHNVTAIVEALKP, translated from the coding sequence ATGAAAACTCCGCTTAAACTCGCCGCTGCCCTGCTGGCTGTGATGTTCACCGCCAGCGCCTCCGCCCAACTCAAGGTGGCCGCCCTGCATCCACTGCTGGGTGACCTCGCCCGCCAGGTCGGCGGAGACAAGGTGGAGGTCGTTGACCTCCTCAAGCCCGGTGGTGATGCCCACCACTTCGAACCCACCACGAAAGACTTCGCCGCAATGAAGGGAGTGAAGATCATCTTCGCCAGCGGCAAGAAGCTGGAAGCCTATCTGCCCAAGATCGCGGACACCTTCGCCGGCAGCGCGGAGGTCGTGGAAGTGGGCCGCACCATTCCCAGCATTAAGATCGAGGCAGGAAGTGAAGTCTTCATGTGCTGCCCCGCGCACACTGCGGGCGGCATCGACCCCCACTGGTGGCACAGCGCGGACAACATGCGCCGCGCTGCCCGCGTGATGGCCGACTCCATGAGCAAGGCCGACCCCGCCAACGCCGCCACTTACAAGGCAAACGCAGAGGCCGTGGACCAGAAACTCGCCGCGCTGAAGAGCTGGGCGCAGGAGCAGATCTCAGCCATCCCCCGCAGCGACCGCAAGCTCGTGACCTCGCACGCGTCCTTCAGCTACTTCTGCAAGGAGTATGGCTTTAAGACCATCCCACTCCTCGGCATCTCGCGTGAAGATGAAGCTTCGCTCAAGTATGTGGCGGACACCATCAAGCTCATCAAGGAGCATCACATCCGTGCCGTGTTTGCCGATGACCAGATGAACCCCAAGGTGCTCACGGAAATCGTCCGCGAGACCGGTGTGAAGGTGGGCAAGCCGCTGGTGGCGGATGGCACTTCCACCGCTGCACATACTTTTGAAACCATGCTGAAGCACAATGTAACGGCCATCGTCGAGGCGTTGAAGCCCTGA
- a CDS encoding ATP-binding cassette domain-containing protein — MADSAPILQIQQLTVTAGARTLVREATLTIPTKKVFGFIGPSGAGKSTLLKSINRLVELTPNLRVIGQILFHGKPVYGSGTDPDALRARIGILFQQPVVFPKSIYQNVIFGVKHLGEIPRREWPEAAERALRETALWNEVKDRLKQPALRLSVGQQQRLCLARALASKPEVVLMDEPTSALDPKSTEAIEELMLRLREHHTLVVVTHNIRQARKVADELAFVGVREGVGQVLCSGTAEEVLGSTNVSELEDFLCCQ; from the coding sequence ATGGCTGATTCCGCCCCCATCCTGCAGATCCAACAACTCACGGTCACCGCAGGCGCTCGCACGCTGGTGCGTGAGGCCACCCTCACGATACCGACAAAGAAAGTCTTCGGATTCATCGGGCCCTCCGGCGCAGGGAAAAGCACGCTGCTCAAGTCCATCAATCGCCTCGTCGAGCTCACGCCAAACCTCCGCGTGATCGGCCAGATTCTTTTCCACGGCAAGCCCGTGTATGGCAGCGGCACCGACCCGGATGCTCTGCGCGCGCGCATCGGTATTCTCTTCCAGCAGCCCGTGGTGTTTCCGAAGAGCATCTATCAAAACGTCATCTTCGGCGTGAAGCACCTCGGGGAAATCCCCCGTCGCGAGTGGCCCGAGGCCGCCGAACGCGCCCTGCGTGAAACCGCTCTCTGGAACGAGGTGAAAGACCGCCTGAAGCAGCCTGCCCTGCGCCTCTCCGTGGGCCAGCAGCAGCGCCTCTGCCTCGCCCGTGCGCTCGCGAGCAAGCCCGAAGTCGTCCTCATGGACGAGCCCACCAGCGCCCTCGATCCGAAGAGCACCGAGGCAATCGAGGAACTGATGCTTCGTCTCAGGGAACATCACACCCTCGTGGTCGTGACCCACAATATCCGCCAGGCCCGCAAAGTCGCCGATGAACTCGCCTTCGTCGGAGTGCGCGAAGGCGTGGGCCAGGTCCTGTGCTCCGGCACCGCCGAAGAAGTGCTAGGCAGCACCAACGTAAGCGAGCTCGAAGACTTCCTGTGCTGCCAGTAG
- the pstA gene encoding phosphate ABC transporter permease PstA: protein MRRKLVHHLFRGITALCALLACGILAWLVWAIARRGLPAISWHFFTEQIKLVGASGGIFFNIIGTGILLLTALIATLPVAISLALLHGVYLRDGTRKRALETMLYVLNGMPSIVCGIFGFIVFVNYFGWGKSWLSGGLLLAIIMLPTVTVALMERMATLPSKYVEAATGLGMRQSQIIWSVILPQTMSGIITGSLLGLARIAGEIAPIMFTATIFAGASLPKGIKESPVLSLPYHIFILVQDSFDPGVAEKIWGTALVMLGLVFTLSLIALPARLKIHEEAHHG from the coding sequence ATGCGTCGTAAGCTGGTGCATCATCTCTTCCGTGGCATCACCGCGCTCTGCGCGTTGCTGGCGTGTGGCATTCTCGCGTGGTTGGTGTGGGCCATCGCGCGACGTGGATTGCCGGCCATCTCGTGGCACTTCTTCACCGAGCAGATCAAGCTCGTGGGCGCGAGCGGCGGCATCTTCTTCAACATCATCGGCACCGGCATTCTCCTGCTGACTGCGCTCATCGCCACGCTGCCCGTGGCCATCTCGCTCGCGCTGCTGCATGGCGTCTATCTGCGGGATGGAACACGCAAGCGCGCGCTGGAGACCATGCTCTATGTGCTCAATGGCATGCCCTCCATCGTATGCGGCATCTTCGGCTTCATCGTGTTTGTAAATTACTTCGGCTGGGGCAAGTCGTGGCTCAGCGGCGGCCTCCTGCTGGCCATCATCATGCTGCCCACCGTGACCGTCGCTCTCATGGAGCGCATGGCCACACTACCTAGCAAGTATGTGGAAGCCGCCACCGGCCTGGGCATGCGGCAATCACAGATCATCTGGTCCGTTATTCTGCCGCAAACGATGAGCGGCATCATCACCGGCTCGCTGCTGGGTCTGGCGCGCATCGCGGGTGAGATCGCGCCCATCATGTTCACGGCGACCATCTTTGCAGGCGCGTCCCTTCCAAAGGGCATCAAGGAAAGCCCCGTGCTCAGCCTGCCTTATCACATCTTCATTCTCGTGCAGGATTCGTTCGATCCCGGTGTGGCGGAAAAAATCTGGGGCACCGCCCTGGTGATGCTCGGCCTGGTATTCACCCTGAGCCTCATTGCCCTGCCCGCCCGCCTGAAGATTCACGAAGAAGCGCATCATGGCTGA
- the pstC gene encoding phosphate ABC transporter permease subunit PstC, with the protein MVSRWSFTKISTFFFSLIAAGIMVAMLVLLIVQSIPVWKHEGWGFLTGTKWFMRTHEFGAAPMILGTVLVSFTALLLAGPVGIGAAIFTSEFLPSRLRLTVKIIIELLAGVPAVVYGLLGILFLRNWIYDLLTPFDPLSGDTLLTGAVLLAVMILPTVMTLADDALRSVPSAQRTAARGLGLNPTEVVLHVSLPQSARGLLAALLLGLGRALGEAIAVFLVVGRQDNQWPEKLLSINPLIESGQTITTKLASSETNIAYGDPIHWGAICGLALILMLMVAGITLASASLQFFSRNRHAS; encoded by the coding sequence ATGGTCAGTCGCTGGAGTTTCACCAAAATATCGACCTTCTTTTTCTCGCTCATCGCGGCCGGGATCATGGTGGCCATGTTGGTGCTGCTTATTGTGCAGAGCATTCCCGTGTGGAAGCACGAGGGCTGGGGCTTCCTGACTGGGACGAAGTGGTTCATGCGCACGCATGAGTTCGGCGCGGCACCCATGATTCTTGGCACAGTGCTGGTGTCCTTCACAGCCCTGCTGCTCGCGGGCCCGGTTGGCATCGGCGCAGCTATATTTACCTCGGAGTTCTTACCCTCGCGACTTCGGCTGACGGTGAAGATTATCATTGAGCTTCTCGCCGGTGTGCCTGCGGTGGTCTATGGCCTGCTGGGCATTCTCTTCCTGCGGAACTGGATCTACGACCTGCTCACGCCCTTTGACCCGCTGAGTGGCGACACCCTGCTCACTGGCGCGGTACTACTCGCGGTGATGATTCTACCCACTGTGATGACCCTGGCAGATGATGCCCTGCGCAGCGTGCCATCGGCGCAGCGCACCGCAGCGCGTGGCTTGGGTCTCAATCCCACGGAGGTCGTCCTGCATGTCAGCCTGCCTCAAAGCGCCCGGGGATTGCTCGCTGCACTGCTTCTTGGTCTTGGTCGCGCGCTAGGGGAAGCCATTGCTGTGTTCCTCGTCGTGGGTCGTCAGGACAATCAGTGGCCGGAGAAGCTTCTTTCCATCAATCCGCTCATTGAGTCCGGCCAGACCATCACCACGAAACTCGCCAGCTCCGAGACGAACATCGCCTATGGTGACCCCATCCACTGGGGCGCCATCTGCGGGCTCGCGCTGATTCTCATGTTGATGGTGGCGGGCATCACGCTCGCCAGCGCCTCGCTCCAATTCTTCTCCCGCAACCGCCATGCGTCGTAA
- a CDS encoding phosphate ABC transporter substrate-binding protein: MKMHILALLALAGLPLLTAHAETLKINGSTTVNLPAAEASEILRSEKKMDIQIDTQGGSAGGISMLGEGLVQIGMISKHVSDDDRAKFPKVTFKEIQVGEDAVALIVSKDVWDGGVKSITKQQAADIYEGKIKNWKDLGGPDKRIAFFNKEPGRGTWEVFVHWVYGSPKKAPQVSFPEVGGNEETRNKVASTKGALSQLSSSWADGKTVFALSIKTADGKEISPANENIANRTYPLSRPLFLLTNGEPTGDTKTFVDFMLTERGQDLVKKHGYMKLSDLK, from the coding sequence ATGAAGATGCACATTCTCGCCTTGCTGGCACTCGCTGGGCTTCCCCTTCTCACAGCCCATGCAGAAACCCTCAAGATCAATGGCTCCACTACCGTGAACCTTCCCGCCGCGGAAGCTTCCGAGATTCTGCGTTCGGAAAAGAAGATGGACATCCAGATTGATACCCAGGGCGGCAGCGCCGGTGGCATCTCCATGCTGGGTGAAGGACTGGTGCAGATTGGCATGATCTCCAAGCACGTAAGTGACGACGACCGCGCCAAGTTCCCCAAGGTGACCTTCAAGGAAATCCAGGTGGGCGAAGATGCCGTGGCCCTCATCGTTTCCAAGGACGTGTGGGATGGTGGCGTGAAGTCCATCACCAAACAGCAGGCGGCCGACATCTACGAAGGCAAGATCAAGAACTGGAAAGACCTCGGTGGACCCGACAAGCGCATTGCCTTCTTCAACAAGGAGCCCGGACGCGGCACCTGGGAAGTCTTCGTGCACTGGGTATACGGCAGCCCCAAGAAGGCTCCGCAGGTGAGCTTCCCTGAAGTGGGCGGTAATGAAGAGACCCGCAACAAGGTGGCCTCCACCAAGGGCGCTCTCAGCCAGCTCTCCTCCTCCTGGGCCGATGGCAAGACCGTCTTCGCCCTGAGCATCAAGACGGCAGACGGCAAGGAAATCTCCCCTGCCAACGAGAACATCGCCAATCGCACCTACCCCCTGAGCCGTCCTCTCTTCCTCCTCACGAATGGCGAACCCACCGGCGACACAAAGACCTTCGTGGACTTCATGCTCACTGAGCGTGGTCAGGACCTGGTGAAGAAGCACGGCTACATGAAGCTCTCCGACCTGAAGTAA